In the genome of Phragmites australis chromosome 9, lpPhrAust1.1, whole genome shotgun sequence, the window CATTGTTCATTGGATCATATCCTTTATGCTGATGAGTGAGGATCTCAATTATATGCAGATCTTCACAATTTACCACACAATTTAAAAGTCTTTTTCATTTGGCCTGACATTTGTAGTTTCCACTACCATGTTCACCATTCCACATGTAGCTTTTCAATCCACCCCAGTACATCATGTAGTATTTTTCTGACAAGTTGTTTTCAAGAGTAGAATACTGGAATGCAATAGTGCAAGCAAGAGTAAACTGTAGTATTggcatttttaattttatagtaCTCCTGTTGCTTTCACATGCTCCAATGCGTTGTTCTTGCAAAGGCAATGCATCTTTTAGCCCAGGAACTAAAATATGCACTGGTGACATATGAGCACACAACACGGGGGATACGGATGTTTAGGAAGGACACAACAAAAGGAGCTGAAGATTCTTTCGTAATCCACCCcgtctcttcttcttttccgcAGTTCGGTATTCAGGGTGGTCCAATGACAGAGACCTTTCCTTTGTCCCCAATTCCAAGGCTGGAAGCATGACTGTGAATATTTCCATCTGTACCATAAAAAGAAATGGTTATTTTTGGTCTGTTGTTATATGCTTTGTGTAACTTACAGACCTTGATTATATGCAGAATGAGCTTGTGATTATAAACCAGCTGACTATCTGTCCTGAAGGGTGGCTACTGCAGAACCTAAACCCTAGCAGTCGCCAACCCCCTCCAACCTCGCTGCCGCCCAAGTGCACAGCCAGAAGCCCGTACGACCGCAAGGACGGTGGCGGCAgggcttcttcctcctcacacGCGGTTCGCCTCTCTGGATTTGGTCGCCCCACGCGAAAGACGGCGAGACCCGGGTGCGGTTGGGTCAGATCCGACCCGAGGTGGTCAGATCCGACACTTCGCTGGTAGGATCCTTGCAGGAGTGGCGGCGCAGAGCGCGCTGAGGCACGCCGCAGCGCGGTGGCTGCGGCTACAAATGCAGCTGCGGAGGAGAGGCGCGTTTGGGCGTGGAGAAAGCAGATGCGTGGAGGCCGTGAGGGTGGAGGCTCAAGAAGGTGCGGGTGACGCAGCGCACGAGGCGCAGCTGCCACGGAGGTGCTGAACGTTTTGGGCGGAGGCGCTACGGGTGCAGAGGAGCGCACACTCGATGTGGCGGCGCAGAGGTCGTGGAGGCGTGATAGATCGGTGGCATGGTGCGCGTGGAGGACCGGTGATGCAGTGCGTAGTGGTAGCACGACATTGTTGTGGCGCGACACAGTGGGGGCGCAATGGAGACGCGTCGCAGTGGAGGCGCATGGAGGCGAGGTGTCGTGCGCGTGGTGGCACGGCAACCCGGCGGCATGAGTGTGGCGGCTGCGTTGTTGCAGAGGCTAACGGTGGCGCGATCTCCTGTTCAGCGGGACTTCCCATCTCCTTTCGGTGCTTTACGTCAGTGGTTGTGCTCCAATGTCCCAAGACCCCAACTGTTGGCCCTGCGGTTTGGTGTGGGTGCTGCTGACCGAGTTAGGTAGTCAGGCGTGAGAGCATGGCTCCGCCTGTTGAGTTGTCGGGTTGTTCTGGTCGAGGTGCTAGCTGGGCACAGTTGCTTTGCTGGGTTGCGTTGCTTGGTGTGGGTACCGTTTGGGTGAGAAGGCCAAATGTTGCAGCTGGTCTTTGTGCTATGGAGCTGGTGGGGCATGGTGGTGCGGAAGCGATCGGTCACGCGGTGGCCGTTTTCGGCGCATGGTGTCTGTGATCGGTGACATGGTTGGTGTGGCGTCAACCGGAGATAGCTGCACGCTTGTCAGCTTGGCGGCTTGCAGTGGCTAGCCCTGCCTGGCAGCGGCTAATATGATGCGGGACATCGTCGATGACGACGCATTGGCAAGAAGGCTTGCAGTGGACTGTGGCGGCTAGCTTTGCTTGACAGTGGTTAGTTTTGGTACGAGGCAACGTTGCAAGATGGCGCAAGCAGTATCGATGGTGTGTCAGCATGCTAGCTATGTTTTTGCACATTGGTCGATGGTGGCGGGTGGAGTTTGTGGGTGGTGTTCGCTAGTGCGTTTGGGTTGCCGTTGCTTCTAGCAACCTGTGACTGCGCACGTGGTGTGGCCGTGAGTTTTCTGGGTGGTGGCATGGCGGAAGGCGGATGTGCACAGGTGCAGGGTGGTGCTGCGCATCCCCGATGGCTAAGCATACCGGATCCGAGGTGTGGTGTTCGGTGGCGGGTGTGGGGTGGTGCCCGTGCGCTATGGTAGAGGCATCAAGAGGTTGAGGCGGCCTTGGAAAGTGACCGGATCTGGTGCAGCGCTTCGGTTGGTGGGTCTGTTCGGTGCTGCAGCGGCACTGTGGCAACGGGTCCCGCTCAGCGGTGACTTTCTCGGTGCAGCATGATGCAGTCTGCTTCTCGTTGGCTTCTGTCGACGCTCGGTCGCGACCAGGGTTTCGATGTTTACGAGCGCGCGTCGAGGGGGTGTGGGGCGGACGATGGCTTGGTGACGCGGCGACGGCTAACCCTGCTTGGTGGCATCTTTTTTTATGATCGCCAATTGGTTGGCGTGGCGTGCGGGTGCTTTCGTGGTGTTTTCCTTTTCTGTTGTTGGCACGTGTTATAATTCTTTATCTAACTGACCGTGTGGTTAGTTGTTACTGTCGTTTGTGGTTTTGGTTGTTGCCCTTGTTTTTTTTCCTGGTTATAGCCTTGCAGGACTATAGTTTTGTATTTCTTCCTGCTTTATCAATAGAAATAAGCACTGTTTGATGCGGTTGGTTAAAAAAAACCTGCTGGCTATTGATGAATACCGGTGTTTCAACAGTGCAATTGACTACCCGAGCTGCTGCAAGCATATATGGTTTTTTCTGTATATTTTTTCGGAGTTCAAATTTCAGGTATACCTCATGTTTCTCGTGTCTCTGTATTCTACAAAGTCTGAAGCCATGTTCGTATCTTTGGACATCGTGGTTTTGGAGGTCTGACGTCTGAGGTATCCGACCAGGGGTGCTCAAAGTTTACTGTGTAGTCCTGATGCTACAGCAATCTGGCTTCTATACTGGTAACCATTCATAAAGATGGTAAATTTACATGCCCTTGAAGGAGGAAATTCAAGTATTCAACATGGTGATGCTGCTCCATTATTGATGAGCTACCTGCATTCCATGGTTGTTCACTTGCTCCCTGCGTTGGTGCAACAGTTCACGATTAACCATTGTGATCTGAACATTTGGTACGCCTCTTGCATCTCAGCGAAGTTAGTAGAAAATTATCCATCACACTAAAAAACACATTTTCCAGCTTTAGAAACCTACCACGTAGAATTGCACTAACCAACACTACATCCGAAATgaagcaaggtaaattacacaATATGCGTTGCATTTAGGCAATATGCAATGTGCTAACATTTATCTTATTAGATTTATCTCTACAAGCCAAAAAGGGTCATCCAAAGAAAGCTGATTGACTACAGCTGGCACGATCCCATGGCTGGACGATTTCTGCAATTTCAGTGATCTGCTACCCTCCCAGGGGCATCTTTAATCTGGAAAATTACATAGAATGAGGCGAAACATGGGATCGAGGAAGTGAAATCAATAGTGTGGCCTACAAAGGGAACTTCAATCGACTGTACTTACCAGCCATGGGGAAGCTCTGAGCTTCTCATAACCCTCAGCCTCTTAGCAGTAGAAACAAATACACTGCCGGTGTTAAAAACATTTAATTTAGATACGATATCAGACATGTTCTTGTGTTTTCCTTCTAAAACTTTGACAAAACTATACGATAATTAAAAATTGTGACTGTATCTGAAGGCGATAAAACAACTCCGTGAAATACTGCGTTTCTTATGCCTAAGAAACTTACAGAAAGCTACTAGGTGTAAGGTGTGATATGAACTGAATATGCTATAGATAGAAGGAGAAAGGAATAACGAAGGCTTACTTCCATGGTAAGTCCCCAACTCGTGACCTCCCTCCTCCACTGTCTTCGTAAACTAAAGTGTATTCACCAGTTCCATCCAACAACCCTGAAAATATTTTCTCTTCCGCTCCTTGCTCTCCACTTTCAGTACAGGTTACATCCTTTTGAGCTGCAGAACACCAAATGCATAttccttagattttttttttttgtctccaaTTGGTGGTATTCAGAATTCAGTCACACAAAtatttttgctaaaaaaaatgacCTAGATATTTGTTTTCTGTTGTTTAGTTTGTACCTTCAAGAAAGCCACGAAACAACTCTTCAACGGCAGATGACACCTTTTGGTAGCTGTCATAAGCTGCGAGGTCTATTTTCCTTCCAATGGGGATCCCATCCATGTTTATTTTGACAAGGGGGCTCCTCTTGCAGGTTAGCTTTGCCTTGTCACCAGCTTCATCATTTTGTCGTTCAGGGGATTGCTTAGATGAACTTACATTTGTGAGGTTTCTCCTGAAGGATCGGACCGGTGGCCAACCGACTACTGGAAGAACAGCACATCTACATCGAATTAGAGCACCAGTTAGTTCGAGTAAGTTTCCAAATTTTTGTTTATCACATTTGATTCAGAAAGCCAGGATCAAGAAGTCAAATTGAAGAGGACAAAACAACATTAAACCGTGTAATCCTTTCTCATCAAGACCACAAATAGCTGTCAAGAATAAATAAGCACAGCTTCCATAGCTGAGATCACAAAAGACGGGAAAGGCAGTAAAAAGTCCTGTCCTTACCTCCCCTGGaggttgctgctgctgtgcaGAGGCGCAGCAACTGAATCATGCGATGATGCTGGGGGACAACATCCTTTCTTCCTCCGACCTGCCATATTTTCACCTCCTAATATTAACTCATTCCCACATCCTTCCCTGTCCTGGTGCCTCTGATTACAACCTTAAATTACACAAGAAAGATGTCAAAAAAGGTGAACACCTCAGCGAACTAAAAGGCTGAATATTTTCCTTTGCCCTACCTTCTGGTTTGGCACCAACAGTGGCCAAGAACCCTCTCTTAGCCCCAGTGGTAGCAGTGCTGGTAGTGAGCTTTGAATGTGCAGGGAAGCAGCCAAGGGAGAGTGCTGTGTAGctctcttcttgttgttgttctATCTCCTCTCGTGGGCCGGCCGTTCTCTCTTCTTCTTGGACACCAGGAAGGCCGAGCTTCAGCTCTAGCTTCTTGTCCTCCTCAGCATCGGAGCTTGTGGTTCTTGATCTCCCTCCATCTTTTGCTTCTCTCACCTTCCATTCTCCCTCATCTCGGATGAGGTTTATTAGTTGAGGAATAGAAGCTCTTTCTTTGGAGTCTTCCCCCATTGGACCTGGTCTACGAGAGGCACAAGAAAAGAAAGCTTTGCATATGAATATGCGGATGGTAGTCCAGAAAGAGAACCCAAGAGCCAATTTTAAAGGCTTCAACACTCAAACCCTAGTGCCTATAATAAAATTTGATAGAGAGTTGGGAGGTAACGAGAGGAATAAAAGTATGCAACTACTTGAAAAAGTCTTGTTTTGCAGTCAACTTAGGATGAGAAAGTGTGAAACAAACGTGCTGTATAACTCTTAAGGTCAGAGTGAAGGCTAGCTGAGAAGAGAAAATCAAGTCATGTCAAAGGCATTTCGGGCAAGGGAAATGGAGCCTGCAACTTATCCTATTTGGCGACAAGACACCCAGTCGGCTCATGTCAAGTCTTAAGATTGATTCAGACATGGATAGTAGTAGTACACCCTGAAACTCTCAAACAAAACCATCTAGCAAGAGAATTCAACAGAGCAAGAAGCCAAGAACTCATTCACCTGAGACAAGAACAGCTGCAGTAACCTGAGCTAGCTGAAGAAGTCGAGAACGCAGGTGAGAGAAATGGATGGccaaaagcaagcaagcaaaaaTCTTGGGCAATCAATCTCTCCTTTTTATCCTGCCCTTCTTTGCATCTGTGTTCTTGGCAAGCACGCAGTTGGTGGGTGCATATAGCAGAAGGCAACGGCGTCGTTCTCTTCTCTTCTCGCGTtgcgc includes:
- the LOC133929255 gene encoding auxin-responsive protein IAA18-like; its protein translation is MGEDSKERASIPQLINLIRDEGEWKVREAKDGGRSRTTSSDAEEDKKLELKLGLPGVQEEERTAGPREEIEQQQEESYTALSLGCFPAHSKLTTSTATTGAKRGFLATVGAKPEGCNQRHQDREGCGNELILGGENMAGRRKKGCCPPASSHDSVAAPLHSSSNLQGRCAVLPVVGWPPVRSFRRNLTNVSSSKQSPERQNDEAGDKAKLTCKRSPLVKINMDGIPIGRKIDLAAYDSYQKVSSAVEELFRGFLEAQKDVTCTESGEQGAEEKIFSGLLDGTGEYTLVYEDSGGGRSRVGDLPWNVFVSTAKRLRVMRSSELPHG